The DNA sequence CGTCAGAAGTAATAATCCAAACACATTATACAACCAAGCCATGGTTTCCTGTCGATGATCGAGAAAATGTAGTATGGttctggcttctttggttGTGAGGCGTCACGCCAAGGATTTATGAGggacgatggtggtggttggaatTGCCCTCTTGGAACGTAGGGTTAAGATTGCCTGAGTGCTTCAACCTTCCTTATTTGGTCTGGACCCTGTATTTACTTTGGACTCAGCTGTCCTATTAAGGACACAAACTGGGTTTAGCGTGGGCACCTGATCACGTCAATCCATCCACATCCTAACTACTGAATACGAGAAACATCACTTCACATCACTTCACAACTCATTCTTTGTTATTCCTCTGGGCATGTAATTGAACTATTTTTGTACATCACTAGCCTTTACGAACCACTACCTTCCGCCCAGGAAAAATACCAACTCATCATGCCTGGAACGGAACTAAGTCAaccggatatatatatctccctAGGCGGATGGCATACTCCTACCCTTTACTTGACCATCGTAAAAAACGCTAGAAAGATATTCCAGCCGAATCCCACACACGAGGCGACCAGAACTCGAGACTCCACTGGAACCCAAAGGAAATTGCACAGAGAACAAGCCGGCCAGACTTTCCAAGCGTTCACGATCAGGGGCCAGATCTTCCGGTTGACTTCGGCCACCAGCACGGACGCATTCCCGGACTGCTTGAAATTCGTGCAAACTAAAAAGATTGTGTTCATTAAGAATAACCCGATTGTCTGATCGAGAAGGATTTTGTAGATAATGTTCCGCCACTGGATGATCTTCTTAGGCGCAGTTGTCTGGTCCGCTGGCTTGGCGAAGGTCGAGTACGACGGAAATGAATCTTCTAAGAACTCCTGCCAATGACAATTCACCTGCGCCTGAATTAGGCCAAAGATAGCGAATTCAAACACTGCGTTCCAGTCCAACGGTGGAGCTGTGGGATTGGTCGAGTAGCGGAAGAGCTGTGCCGTGAGGTTGGCGGCAGACTTGAGGATGGCAGACTGCACGACAGTCTTGGTATGACGAGACATGGTGAATCGCAACTGCAGGTTCATAGAGGACTGATGGGTGACaggaatatcaagaagcgCCTTGGAAGGAGTGGGTGAAGTTAAAGCGAACAATAATGGTGCGACGGAAAGTTAAGTATATCGACCCAGCCTCCAATATTGGCTATAGTTTCTCCACATGGCTGCGACTACCCCAGAAAGGTCGGCTGCATCCGACATCTTCGAGGGGACTCCGTGGGGGCACACTTGGTGCTTCAGACTTCCCAATTCGTAGCGGTCTGATGATTATGCGGGGAAAGCAGAGGCCGTATAGACTCCTAGAGTCCTATATCATGTTCCGTTGGCCATGTGGAGAGACTTAGTTACCCCATCCCTCACGCTATCCTTGTCCCACTTTCAAGGCGTACGTTATGCTCTCACCTATGTTGGAACAGTTGAAGGCCCAGCCACTGTATCAAGACCTCAACTGGCGGCTTGCGCTCATCGGCGGAGTGTCGTCGCTGGGAGCTCTAGGCTTCGGATTCGACAACGGGTGGTGGGGAGGCGCACTGGGTCTGTCCCAGTTCCAACAGAAATATGGCGAGTATGATGACTCCCTTGGCCATTTCGTGATTCCATCCCAAAAGACATCGGTCGGCACAGGTACGGGGTCCGCAGGGATTATCCTTGGCTGCATCATAGCCCCAGTTGTCGCATCCAAGCTAGGCCGTCGCAATTCGTTCTTGGTGCTGTCGCTGCTGATGTTGATTGGCATCACCCTCGAAGCATCCGCGGTAACATCCTTCTGGCAACTTGTTGTGGGTCGAATTGTTGTCTACTCAGGGATTGGCTTAGCATCAAACTGTGTGCCACTGTACTTATCGGAGTGCTCACCACCACGTATTCGAGGTATGTTGAAACGGAGATAACAACAAGAGTAGGATCTGACTTATCCATAGGTGCCTTTCTGGGACTGTATAGCTTTTTTAATTCTCTGGGTGTTTTCCTGGCTTCCCTTGTGGTTTACCTATCCCGTTCAAGGACGGATAAATGGCAGTATCTGTAGGATGCATCCCTGCGGACTCTGAACTCGGGCGACATGAGATCTAACTTCGATAGGGTGGTCATACTCTGTCAGCTGCTAGTGCCTATTGGATATATCGCATTCTATGCATTTATCCCCGAGTCGCCTCGCTACCTCATTTATCGTGGTCGTTTTGACGAGGCCGAACAAGTCCTCCGATCGCTATCGAATTACCCCGACACGATTCCATATGAGGTAGAACTGCTCAAGGCCCAAGCTGAGGAGCAGCAAGAGCTGCACAAGGCGACGTCAATCTGGGACTGTTTCAGAGGCTCCAACCGAAGACGTACTATAATCGCTATTGGGGTCCAAGTCCTGCAGCAGGCCCAAGGTGTTTCCTTCATTCAGAACTTTATCGTCACTTTCATGGAACAATTGAAATTCCCTGATCCCTTGCGTACGAATCTAATGGTGACCGGATGCAGTTTTGCTGTCCACATCATCACattcttcagcttcgacAAGATCGGCCGGCGGTACTCGTTGTGTATCGGGGCAATTCTCCTCGGTGGCACTATGTTCGGAACCGGGATCGCAATCGCCACCGGAGACACAAGCAGTGGGTCGTCACCTGCAGCGACGGCTTCCATTGCCCTTCTGATCCTTTGGTACTGCATGTATGGCTTCACCTGGGGACCCGGCTGTTGGGTGGTGGCAGGAGAAGTAGGGACTGGCCAGTTGCGGGAGCGCACGTTATTCCTTGCCTCGATGGGTAGCTTCCTCACATCGGTTCCTATCAATTTTGTCAATCCGTATGTCCAAGCACGGCTAGGAGGCTCGGTCACCTTTATCTATGGTGGCTTCTCCGTGGTTGCGTTGGTCTGGGTATTTTTGATGGTGCCAGAGACCAGGGGCCGTTCCCTCGAAGAGCTGGATGATATGTTCCAGGCTGAAGTACCGACCCGGCGGTTTAAAAAATATGAATGTAGTGGGATTGGAGCTCATATCACAGGTGCTCAAAATCTGCAAAGCAAGGAAGTCAAGGTGATTCAGGAGGGGTGGGTGGAGAACAAGGGAGATACCGGTGCCCAGTAGCCATTGCCATCGCTAGCCAGGCGCCAAAGAGTTACTACTATACGAAAGATTTGAccggagaggagaagatgtcaaCTTGAGCGCATTCTATCAACAAGTGGAATGAATACCGACCAAGAGGAAGCGAATGTGGAGAGGCTTTGATTATAACTGAACGAGTGATTCATGATGCTATGGTCTCAAGGAGATGGGTGATCACATTCTAAGCTCTTATCCTCTCGGTAACCCTACAACATCTGGCAAATGATATTCCCAACCATATATCACATTACGACGCTCGATCCCAGAATAAGTCCTTGATTGGTGTTTATTGTTGTACACGAATCGGGTGGTTATCCAGGGACGGACTGGATTCAATAGTGTATATACACAGGTATGCCTGAGGAATACATATATGTCTCACCCTGTTAGTAAACTTCAAGCGAGACACATCAGTCGTCGTTTCCTCTGATGCTTTGGCAGCTGTCATATTGATAGCAGTCAGCTCAGGGCCTGCCTTCTTGTAGACGAACTTGGCCCCAATGATGGGGGCGTCATCTCTTTGGCGTATATAGTACGCCAGGTCAGCGTCCGGGGCCATCTCAAGTTTGCTCATGCCGTTTCCCAAGTAGCTAAAATGATATCCGAAGTATTGTACTTTGAAGTCCTCATATCGAACCTGCCGAAGAGTGTCGATATAGTGAAGTGTACTCCCCGGCCACAAGGCAACGATCTTGCCGTCCGCTGTGTTGCCTTTGTACCAGGACCGACAATCTTCATTCCAGACCATATCTTTCATATATTGATCCTTGTGCTCGATGAAATCGTCCACGGCTTCCTTAGTCACCTCAATCGACTTTATGCCTTGCTGCTGAATACGCGTGATGTGTTTGCAAATGTAGTCCGCTTGGGCTAAGGGTTATTAGTGATGGACTATTAACCGGGATCCTTTCAGAGAACGATACCCTCAGTGCCCACCAGTACTGGTCCATTACCAATAGGGCTGTTAGGCGCGAGGAACATATAATAGTTGGGGTAGCCTGCAGCAGCAATTCCGAGGTACGACCTAGGCTCGTCTTTCCAATCATCAGAAAGCTGTCTACCATTCAAGCCCGTGAGCGGGAAGCTCGGCTTAAAGGTAGTATCAAATCCGGTCTATTTTTAGCCATGATGAGATATcagt is a window from the Aspergillus oryzae RIB40 DNA, chromosome 6 genome containing:
- a CDS encoding Mpv17/PMP22 family protein (predicted protein), with the translated sequence MSRHTKTVVQSAILKSAANLTAQLFRYSTNPTAPPLDWNAVFEFAIFGLIQAQVNCHWQEFLEDSFPSYSTFAKPADQTTAPKKIIQWRNIIYKILLDQTIGLFLMNTIFLVCTNFKQSGNASVLVAEVNRKIWPLIVNAWKVWPACSLCNFLWVPVESRVLVASCVGFGWNIFLAFFTMVK
- a CDS encoding uncharacterized protein (predicted transporter (major facilitator superfamily)), with protein sequence MWRDLVTPSLTLSLSHFQGLKAQPLYQDLNWRLALIGGVSSLGALGFGFDNGWWGGALGLSQFQQKYGEYDDSLGHFVIPSQKTSVGTGTGSAGIILGCIIAPVVASKLGRRNSFLVLSLLMLIGITLEASAVTSFWQLVVGRIVVYSGIGLASNCVPLYLSECSPPRIRGAFLGLYSFFNSLGVFLASLVVYLSRSRTDKWQYLVVILCQLLVPIGYIAFYAFIPESPRYLIYRGRFDEAEQVLRSLSNYPDTIPYEVELLKAQAEEQQELHKATSIWDCFRGSNRRRTIIAIGVQVLQQAQGVSFIQNFIVTFMEQLKFPDPLRTNLMVTGCSFAVHIITFFSFDKIGRRYSLCIGAILLGGTMFGTGIAIATGDTSSGSSPAATASIALLILWYCMYGFTWGPGCWVVAGEVGTGQLRERTLFLASMGSFLTSVPINFVNPYVQARLGGSVTFIYGGFSVVALVWVFLMVPETRGRSLEELDDMFQAEVPTRRFKKYECSGIGAHITGAQNLQSKEVKVIQEGWVENKGDTGAQ
- a CDS encoding uncharacterized protein (predicted flavoprotein involved in K+ transport), which encodes MLIPMAARIRLISARARCTTFIREPTWVAVSGFSGFQPRRFEPDEKDRFTKDPKALHTFRRWLEHNANKTYPLFFARSEAQEEARNEFVNSMRDALKNPGLEEKVIPPWAVGCRRLTPGVGYLESLNDLKTAVVYGEINRITNRGCQMEDGQYFPLTGLNGRQLSDDWKDEPRSYLGIAAAGYPNYYMFLAPNSPIGNGPVLVGTEAQADYICKHITRIQQQGIKSIEVTKEAVDDFIEHKDQYMKDMVWNEDCRSWYKGNTADGKIVALWPGSTLHYIDTLRQVRYEDFKVQYFGYHFSYLGNGMSKLEMAPDADLAYYIRQRDDAPIIGAKFVYKKAGPELTAINMTAAKASEETTTDVSRLKFTNRSVPG